The Zygotorulaspora mrakii chromosome 6, complete sequence genome includes the window ATTCCAGAATGCACATGCGAACCGAGgaaacttcaaaagatgatcAATCTAGAGACAGTACAAAGGCTGAGACTGGTGAGCTCATTCGAGATGATGGCTCAGATACAAAAAAACCAATCTCAATTAAAGAAGAGGTGAAAAGCAATAAAGAGGATCGGAAGAAAGTGAACAAAGTCGAAGATATAACGAAGGTGAAGCCAGGTGTCCAATCATGCGAATCAGCGGAAgaacaaaatatgaaaaaagaaaatgaaagcaCTGATAGCgtaaaaaagaagagtaaTCCAGATACCCATCAAACAATGGAAACTCCCACAATTGCTGCTTCTCCTGTACCTCCTGTGAGGATGAGTTGGGCATCAAAGCTTGCCGCAAATGTGGCAACATCCAAAGTAAACCCTTCAGTCGAGTCCACAgctgaaaatatcaaatcaGAATCACAGGTCTTTAAAAAACCATCTGAAATCAAACTGGAAGATTTGGCGAGCCGCAAGGAAAATCCAGGCAATAAaacgatgaagaaaaaaactcCCATGTTCAGCACGATCAATAAGGATGGATTCTATCCAATTTACATTAAGAGGACAATGGGTTTGACCGAagacaaattgaaaagtgcGCTGGAATCAGAGTTTGGCAGTGTAATGAGGATAACAATATCGGATAACTTTGCAGTAGTGGACTTTGAAACCCAAAAAAGTCAAATAGAAGCcttggaaaaaaaacaattaaCGGTTGGCGAAAAcgaaatatttttcagtagAAAAACTGTAAAAAAACCCTCATCGTCTCCACCAGTGGGATCATCGATGTCTCTACGATCTCATAAGAAACATACAAGCTACAATAATGGGAGTAGTAAGAGAAAAGATTGAGTTTAAAGTGAAAGACTCTCCAACAATTCTCATCAAGCAAAATCTCTAATCACCTAACCACACAAAAATCATCTAGTATTTAGTCTCATAAAAGTATACAACTTGATAGAATTGCATATGCGACGTTTTTTATGCACACATTTATAGATTACGTCTCACCAAGCCCTTATGATTACGTCTGTTTTTTCTTACAGGTTTTTTTTACGAGATCCAATGGAGAAGCGAGCGCTGATCAAGATCGAATAACAAGGTCATTTAGTACCGCCCTTTGAAATAAAGCGTGAAGAgccatttcaaatgaagagCTAGTGGTTGAGATTGTAAGCATCATTATACCTGGCACAGTGCTGTTTTTGTTTATCATTTTAGGACTTTGCTTCTCCGAGCGATGCTAGTGCCACCAGCAAACTTTGGTATTGCGGAAGAGGGAATATACCGGTGTTCAAAACTTGAGACTTTGAATCTATCTTTCATCGAGACCTTGAACGTGAAGACAGTTTTATTTGTTGGAGGACAAGAaccttcaaaattcttcaaagagtttttcaatACGACTTCGATAGAATGGTGTTTGGTGAAGACTacagatttttcttcagcagGTCGGCCTGTTGACAATGCAAATAAATCTTCTactgattcaaaagaaaataccaTCAATACCGACAGCGATGATTTTATGGGTGAATTGAGGCCATCAGGTATGAGCTCGAAGAAATTGCATGTACATCAGAACTATCATTTGacagatgaagatgagctCATGTTGATCAAGAGCActtgtttgaaaaagacgTTCAAACTACTTCTTAATacagaaaaatacaacatTCTTTTGGTGGACAGAACGTCAATCATCATTGGAATTTTaagaaagattcaaaagtGGAATATCTCATCGATCATTAACGAGTACAGACTATTCTCGGGAAAGAATAGAAGTTATTTTGCTGAAACGTTTTTAGAGATTCTAGAGGTTGTAATAGAGCAAGAAAAGGATGATAACTTTGCCATAATGGGCCACATGAATAGAATGGATGCTAGTATAGATGCAGTTCcatcttctttgaatgtCGATATGAGAAGAAAACTCTCAAACGCCGTAATCGTAACAGAAGATGATCTGTGCCGATCACCTGAAGTACCTTCCAGAATTCTCAGAATTATTGAAGAGGTAGAAACTCGGAAATATAAAGACGTACCGACGGATAAGttagaattgaaaaaatccacATCATCCCTCGGGATCTTTGGAAACAGGTACCGATTAGCTTTcaataaaagagaaaatggCAACTATAAATACTATAAAAGCGATTCAGAAGATCCAAGCGATGCTGTCAAATTAAAAATCCCTTGTGAATCCTTTTTACCGAAATGGCTTTTATTTCAGAGAGACCTCTGGGAGAGAGAAAACGTTCCTGAGGAACATAATTTTTACAAAGAGCATATTTTCATATGATGTATATATCAATAGATATGTAGCACGGCTTCAAAATGGGAAAACTGTGGAATTCTATCATAAAGGATAGTGAGCTTCCCACTCTGCGCTACGTATATAAGCTATACGTAGCAAACATGCAAATGTAATTTACGGGTTTCGTTTACCACGAGTATCTTTAAGACGGCACAAACACGGAGATAATAACCCAATTAACTGTTTTCTTTGACAACAAAAAGCATAAAAGAGTGAATGAAATTACATTAAAGTTCAAGTTCATTCTCTTTCGTCTATTTAAAGCGAGTCTCAGTAAAtgtccaaaaaaaaaaaaaattgaaaaatttcttcatttacTCGTTAGGGCTTTCTTAAATGACGACAGCAGAAGCGATTGAAACAGCCTTCGATTTTAACCCAAATTAATCGGATGAAGTGATATAACGTTTCTTGCCTTAGGAAGTTGTTGGGGACCGTCGCCAGTTGTTGCATATACCTCAGTATGTAATTATCAATGGCTGACTGTTCCTCACTCATTAAGCACAAAATCATATCACTGCAAACAACAATATTTAGCGAGGAACTAAGAAATTTCGTTCTTCTTGTCGCTACATAATTCAAGTTTCCGATGGAATTTCAGGGTTCTTTGTATCTTTTGCTCAACTTGACTTATCAATTTCCAGCGGAATTTTGACACAGTCCTGTACAGTGAATGAAGTAGATATATAAAAAGGTTACAACTGTTTGCATACGAGTTCCCATAAtgtcaaaagaaaatagaTTTGCTAAAACAGCGATTGGTATTACCCATTAAAATGGTCAAGAGGGTTTTATTGTTAGGATCTGGGTTTGTTGCTCAACCAGTTGTTGATAGTTTATCTGCTACGgatgatattgaagttACCGTTGCTTGTAGAACATTACAAAAAGCTGAAGCATTAGCAAAGGCATCTGGATCACAAGCTATTTCGTTGGATGTCACTGACGATGCGCAAATTGATGCTGCATTAAAACAGCACGATATTGTCTTATCTTTAATCCCATACACCTATCACCCAAACGTGGTTAGAAGTGCTATTAGATTGAAGAAAGATGTTGTCACTTCATCTTACATCTCAGAtgcattgaaagaattggaaCCAGAGATCAAGAAGGCTGGCATCACAGTTATGAATGAAATTGGTTTAGATCCCGGTATTGATCATTTATACGCTGTCAAGACAATTGACGAAGTCCACAGAGCTGGTGGTAAAATCAAATCGTTCTTGTCTTATTGTGGTGGTTTACCAGCTCCAGAGGACTCTGACAATCCCTTAGGATACAAGTTTTCCTGGTCATCAAGAGGTGTTCTTCTAGCATTGAGAAACTCTGCTaaatactggaaagatGGTAAAATCGAGACTGTAACATCAGAAGATTTGATGGCTTCAGCTAAGCCATATTTCATCTATCCTGGATATGCTTTTGTCTGTTATCCAAACAGAGATTCAACCATTTTCAAGGATCTCTACCACATTCCTGAAGCGGAAACTATCATTAGAGGCACATTGAGATATCAAGGTTTTCCAGAATTTGTTAAAGTTCTTGTTGACATTGATCTACtgaaagatgaggaaaGTAAGATTTTTAGCGGAGTTATTCCATGGAACGAAGCTCTAAAACAATATTTAGGTGCCAATTCTAGCTCTAAAGAAGATCTCATTAAAGCTATCGACTCCAAGACAAACTGgaaatcaaatgaagacAGAGAGAGAATTTTATCAGGATTCCTATGGCTAGGATTCTTCTCTGAGACTTCGATCGTTCCAAAGGGCAACGCCTTAGATACTTTATGTGGCCGTCTCGAGGAATTGATGCAATACGAAGATGGTGAACGTGACATGGTCGCTTTGCAACATAAATTTGGAATCGAATGGGCAGATGGTACTACCGAAGTTAGAACTTCTACTTTGATTGACTACGGTAAGCCTGGTGGTTACAGTTCCATGGCTGCAACCGTCGGCTATCCTGTGTCCATCGCAACTAAACTTGTGCTAGACAAGACTATTCAAGGTCCTGGATTAGTGGCTCCATACTCTCCGCAGATTAACGATCCAATCATGAAGGAGTTGAAGGAGAAATACGGCATTTATTTGAAGGAGAAAACTGTTGGTTAATGTCCCTTTCTGCTTGCTCGTGTTGCCGTTAGATAGCTTTAATTAATATTTATAAGTCAATTTTTAAGTTCTTATATTGCACAAAGTGGCATACCTCCCATCTGGCGTTTGTTCCACCCCTAGGAGCTTCGGTTTAGCCTTATTTTCATTTAGATCGGGTTTTTCAATACCCATGTTTCATTCGATGAACACAAGCATGTTGAAAAGGAGAACACTGAAAATCGTTATTAAAAAGAGTACGCTCAAAGGCATTGCGAAGTAAGTGACATGCACAATGAATATGACAGCTACTCAAGGGTCCGGCAATCTATGGCATAAATTTAGGAGTTCTACGAAGTCCTTGTCATCTTCGCTTTCCAATCTGTCAATAAAAGGCGAGACAGACGGTGATACCGTCACATCTACAGTGTTACACAAAGCAATGGTAAAGTTTTATAAGAATCAAGAGCCATTTACAGGATTCCCGGGTTGGCTGGGCCATAAGGAAGAGCTTCCTGACGAGCAGAAGATACTTAAAAAGCAGAGCCATACAAGCTCCAATCGTATTTCTAGTGGATTCAGCCACATTAGGAAAGCTTCTTCCGATAACAAGAAATCACACACTAGGAATCCCTCCTTCAGCAATCAGCCAGAACACACCAGTGCAGGAATGGCTTTCCATAAAATATATCATACAGATACTCCCAGTTCTATTCCTTCTTCTCAATTAGAATCGCATTCACAACCCCTTCTGAATGGTGAGAGTATGAAGATAAACTCGGCTCCAGTAACAAGTAATAACAGCACCATGATGATGCGCGAAAGATTGAAGAGACAAAATACAAAGAGCTCATTGAAGCCCTAGCTATTTGTAGGGATAACATAATGTTAGATTTAACTAGCTCGCAGTTGAGAACTCGTTGCTAGCAAATAAGTGGACGAGAGCTCTTCTATTAAAGGGCTGCATTGCTTTGCTCTAGTTTTCAGGTCCCGCTGAAGGATTTCACGTAACTCTGGCAGAGAAACATTTTATGTTTAATTAACACtaatattgaaatatatagcagataaaagaaacaaGTATATACTTAACGTAGTAAGGAATGAAAATGCAGATTTTGGGGGAGTGAAGCATTTCGAGCTCTATAGAATTTCTCTCAAGGTGGTTCTTTGACTGTTTGAAGAATCTTTGTTCTCGTAGTTACCctgaaaattcaaatacGAATGGTCTCCCATTGCTCTAGGCTGGATTATTACCTTTAgcagaaaaatgatagcGAATATGGCTGAAATTCCTGCCACAACACAATATACTATACCCAATGACATATTTCGCCCACCAATTATTCCACTAGTTGTGAGAACGAAAGATTTGGTACCGCCGAACGATATGACTGGATAATTCAGACCGATATCCACGCTGTAATTACCACTGGGTAGCTCTGACGtgtgatttttcaaagccaGCTTATAAAACGTTGGAAGTGCCGCAGTTCGCATCCATACTTGAAACTCTCCCCAGGTATGCAAGTCTGGTATATTGTCGCTACTATATCCATCAGGGAAGCTCTTTGCCCAATTTGGTGGTGGGACTATTTGGCTAGCATTGTAActtgttttcttgaacCGCGTACGATCCGAACTCCATGAAATACCTTGGTTTGTCAATAT containing:
- the BRE5 gene encoding Bre5p (similar to Saccharomyces cerevisiae BRE5 (YNR051C); ancestral locus Anc_6.378); translated protein: MNASLQDIVFAFLQTYYQRMSKDPSKVSALYSLTAELTHINYQVEFDLGGETLPTIKLTGKENISKFFTRNNKKVSDLKVLIESCDFQTTGANHSSVLILTTGEMFWTGTPTYKFVQSIILTPNPSKNDSFDITNDVVRFIADNLSPYALETIETIETTDKKEIEPGEKASAAENSRMHMRTEETSKDDQSRDSTKAETGELIRDDGSDTKKPISIKEEVKSNKEDRKKVNKVEDITKVKPGVQSCESAEEQNMKKENESTDSVKKKSNPDTHQTMETPTIAASPVPPVRMSWASKLAANVATSKVNPSVESTAENIKSESQVFKKPSEIKLEDLASRKENPGNKTMKKKTPMFSTINKDGFYPIYIKRTMGLTEDKLKSALESEFGSVMRITISDNFAVVDFETQKSQIEALEKKQLTVGENEIFFSRKTVKKPSSSPPVGSSMSLRSHKKHTSYNNGSSKRKD
- the OCA4 gene encoding Oca4p (similar to Saccharomyces cerevisiae YCR095C; ancestral locus Anc_6.377) — translated: MLVPPANFGIAEEGIYRCSKLETLNLSFIETLNVKTVLFVGGQEPSKFFKEFFNTTSIEWCLVKTTDFSSAGRPVDNANKSSTDSKENTINTDSDDFMGELRPSDYSRERIEVILLKRF
- the LYS9 gene encoding saccharopine dehydrogenase (NADP+, L-glutamate-forming) (similar to Saccharomyces cerevisiae LYS9 (YNR050C); ancestral locus Anc_6.376); this encodes MVKRVLLLGSGFVAQPVVDSLSATDDIEVTVACRTLQKAEALAKASGSQAISLDVTDDAQIDAALKQHDIVLSLIPYTYHPNVVRSAIRLKKDVVTSSYISDALKELEPEIKKAGITVMNEIGLDPGIDHLYAVKTIDEVHRAGGKIKSFLSYCGGLPAPEDSDNPLGYKFSWSSRGVLLALRNSAKYWKDGKIETVTSEDLMASAKPYFIYPGYAFVCYPNRDSTIFKDLYHIPEAETIIRGTLRYQGFPEFVKVLVDIDLLKDEESKIFSGVIPWNEALKQYLGANSSSKEDLIKAIDSKTNWKSNEDRERILSGFLWLGFFSETSIVPKGNALDTLCGRLEELMQYEDGERDMVALQHKFGIEWADGTTEVRTSTLIDYGKPGGYSSMAATVGYPVSIATKLVLDKTIQGPGLVAPYSPQINDPIMKELKEKYGIYLKEKTVG
- the MSO1 gene encoding Mso1p (similar to Saccharomyces cerevisiae MSO1 (YNR049C); ancestral locus Anc_6.375), translating into MNMTATQGSGNLWHKFRSSTKSLSSSLSNLSIKGETDGDTVTSTVLHKAMVKFYKNQEPFTGFPGWLGHKEELPDEQKILKKQSHTSSNRISSGFSHIRKASSDNKKSHTRNPSFSNQPEHTSAGMAFHKIYHTDTPSSIPSSQLESHSQPLLNGESMKINSAPVTSNNSTMMMRERLKRQNTKSSLKP